Proteins from one Microcaecilia unicolor chromosome 2, aMicUni1.1, whole genome shotgun sequence genomic window:
- the LRRTM1 gene encoding leucine-rich repeat transmembrane neuronal protein 1, whose protein sequence is MDFLLIGLCLNWLLRKPSGLILCTLGLFFKMLPVVNSGCPKLCRCEGRLLYCESLNFTEMPRNLSGIMGLSLRYNSLSELRDGQFTGLMQLTWLYLDHNHICAVEGSAFQKLRRVKELTLSSNKIEQLPNATFRAMPNLRSVDLSYNRIKSLEPDLFHGLRKLTALHLRSNAIQFVPVRIFQDCRSLKFLDLGYNQLKSLARNSFAGLFKLTELHLEHNDLAKVNLAHFPRLLSLHSLSIRRNKATIVVNSLDWVWKLEKMDLSANEIEYIEPHVFESVPHLESLQLDSNRLTYIDSRILRSWKSLTSISLSANVWDCGRNVCALASWLSAFKGRHDSSLLCATPEYAQGEDVLDAVYAFHLCEDPADPTSGRSLSGAANDSDGAADSSPTAVVHNVQDTEGERTTNLITVTIPREQPENTVQIHKVVTGTMALIFSFLIVVLVLYVSWKCFPASLRQLRQCFVTQRRKQKQKQTMHQMAAMSAQEYYVDYKPNHIEGALVIINEYGSCSCHQQPARECEV, encoded by the coding sequence ATGGATTTCCTTCTTATTGGGCTCTGTTTAAACTGGCTGCTGAGGAAGCCCTCGGGGTTGATACTGTGCACACTGGGTCTCTTTTTCAAAATGCTTCCAGTGGTGAACAGTGGGTGTCCAAAGCTGTGCCGCTGCGAGGGCAGACTCTTGTATTGCGAATCCCTGAATTTCACCGAGATGCCTCGCAACCTGTCGGGCATAATGGGTTTGTCTCTGCGGTACAACAGCCTTTCCGAGCTGCGCGATGGCCAGTTCACGGGGTTAATGCAGCTCACGTGGCTCTATCTGGATCACAATCACATTTGCGCCGTGGAGGGCAGCGCTTTTCAAAAACTGCGCAGAGTTAAAGAACTCACGCTGAGTTCCAACAAAATCGAGCAGCTGCCCAACGCCACTTTCCGCGCCATGCCCAACTTGCGCAGTGTGGATTTATCTTACAATCGCATCAAGTCTTTGGAGCCCGACCTCTTCCACGGGCTGAGGAAGCTGACGGCGCTGCACCTGCGCTCCAATGCCATCCAGTTCGTGCCGGTCAGGATTTTCCAGGACTGCCGCAGCCTGAAGTTCCTAGACTTGGGATACAATCAGTTGAAAAGCCTGGCTCGAAACTCCTTTGCAGGCTTGTTTAAACTCACCGAGCTACATCTGGAGCACAACGATCTGGCGAAAGTgaacttggcccacttccccaggCTCCTTTCGCTGCACTCTCTGAGCATCCGAAGGAATAAAGCGACCATTGTGGTCAATTCCTTGGACTGGGTCTGGAAACTGGAGAAAATGGACCTCTCTGCTAATGAGATCGAATACATCGAACCTCACGTTTTTGAAAGCGTACCTCACCTCGAATCGCTTCAGCTGGATTCCAATCGCTTGACCTACATCGATTCCAGAATCCTACGCTCCTGGAAGTCCCTCACTAGCATCAGCCTTTCTGCAAACGTGTGGGATTGTGGCCGGAACGTGTGCGCCTTGGCCTCCTGGTTAAGCGCCTTCAAGGGTCGCCATGACAGCAGCTTGCTCTGTGCCACCCCCGAGTACGCGCAGGGGGAGGATGTCTTGGATGCAGTGTACGCCTTTCACTTGTGCGAAGATCCTGCAGATCCAACAAGTGGCCGCAGCCTTTCGGGAGCGGCGAACGACAGCGACGGAGCAGCTGATTCCAGCCCCACTGCCGTCGTCCACAATGTGCAGGATACTGAGGGAGAACGAACAACAAACCTCATAACAGTGACTATTCCTAGAGAACAGCCGGAGAACACTGTTCAGATCCATAAGGTGGTGACAGGGACCATGGCCCTTATTTTCTCCTTCCTTATTGTGGTTTTGGTGTTGTATGTGTCTTggaagtgttttcctgccagtTTAAGGCAGCTCAGACAGTGCTTTGTAACACAGCGTAGAAAGCAAAAGCAGAAACAGACCATGCATCAAATGGCTGCCATGTCAGCCCAGGAGTATTACGTTGATTACAAACCCAACCACATTGAAGGAGCCCTGGTGATCATTAATGAATATGGATCTTGCTCCTGCCACCAGCAGCCAGCAAGGGAATGTGAGGTGTGA